A genomic region of Bactrocera dorsalis isolate Fly_Bdor chromosome 3, ASM2337382v1, whole genome shotgun sequence contains the following coding sequences:
- the LOC109579823 gene encoding cuticle protein 16.5 has protein sequence MKYLIVLSLIAAATAAPGLLGLGHGSYAAPALSLGHGPAISYAAPAVSYAAPSISLAPAPIVKAYSAPAVVAAPTIVKAAPAATSYSTFSQVIQHAAPAVVKVAAPAPVAVAAPAISYAAPAPAISYAAAAPAISYAAPAPAISYAAPAIKLAAPAISYAAAAPAISYAAPAIKLAAPSISYAAAAPSIVKYAAPAISYGGGLSLGHGYH, from the exons ATGAAATACCTG ATCGTACTTAGCTTGATCGCAGCCGCCACCGCTGCCCCTGGATTATTGGGTTTGGGCCATGGATCATATGCAGCGCCAGCGCTGAGCTTAGGTCATGGACCAGCTATAAGCTACGCCGCTCCAGCTGTTAGTTACGCAGCGCCATCCATCAGTCTTGCCCCAGCGCCCATTGTCAAGGCTTACTCCGCACCTGCTGTAGTCGCCGCACCGACCATAGTGAAGGCAGCCCCAGCCGCCACCAGCTACTCCACCTTCAGTCAG GTCATTCAACATGCTGCCCCAGCTGTCGTTAAGGTCGCCGCCCCCGCTCCAGTTGCCGTAGCGGCTCCAGCCATTTCTTACGCTGCACCCGCCCCGGCCATCTCATATGCCGCAGCCGCGCCCGCCATCTCGTACGCCGCACCCGCTCCAGCCATCTCGTACGCTGCACCCGCCATTAAATTAGCCGCACCCGCGATCTCCTATGCTGCAGCTGCCCCAGCCATATCATACGCTGCACCTGCCATTAAATTAGCCGCCCCTTCGATTTCCTATGCTGCCGCTGCCCCATCCATCGTGAAGTACGCTGCTCCAGCCATCAGCTACGGAGGCGGTCTCAGTTTAGGCCACGGCTACCATTAA